Within the Anaerotignum faecicola genome, the region AAGGCCGTATAATTATCAAACAGAATCTGCATTTCTTCATTCATGTCACTCATTTTTTCACCCCAAATTCAAATAAAAAGCACCGTATGCCTTTCAAAAAAAGTTTCTCCGCATACCGTGCATTCATTCAAAAAAGGGCATAAAAAACCACAGTCAACTCTGTTGTATCCAAAAAAGCTGACCGAAATACACGGTAAAATTTTTCTCAGATCGTCGATAGCCCTCAGGCTCTAAAGGAATGGTATCTTTACTATGACTGCCGTCCATTTCGTTCACCTCGCTTTGACTGTACGATTTTTCACTCACTATATCCAGTATATGCCTTGATAATTTTTGCGTCAACACTCTTTACAAAAATTTATCAAAAGTTTTTGAATTGTGTTGGATGAAATTGATTTTTTTGTTATACTATGGTTGAAAAAAAGCAAATTTTGCAAAAAATACAGGAAAAACCCCAAAAAAGCATAGGAGGAATTTTTATGGCTTTGAAGGAAACCATTCAGGAATTTAAGGAATTTGCCATAAAGGGCAATGTGGTAGATATGGCTGTCGGCGTAATCATCGGCGGCGCATTCGGCAAAATCGTTACTTCTTTTGTCAATGATTTGATTATGCCCATCATCGGCAAGCTAACAGGCGGCGCAGATTTCAGCCAACTTTATCTGCCTCTGGACGGCAATCATTATGCCACCCTTGCAGATGCACAAGCGGCAACCGCAACCATCGCATACGGCTCCTTTCTCACACAGGTGCTTGATTTTCTGATTGTGGCAATCGTCATCTTTGCGGCGCTGAAGGTGCTGGTGAAGCTGAAACGTCCTGCCGCTCCCGTGGAAGAAGCACCTACAACGAAGGTCTGTCCCTTCTGCAAATCCGAAATTGCGATTGAGGCAACCAGATGTCCTC harbors:
- the mscL gene encoding large conductance mechanosensitive channel protein MscL yields the protein MALKETIQEFKEFAIKGNVVDMAVGVIIGGAFGKIVTSFVNDLIMPIIGKLTGGADFSQLYLPLDGNHYATLADAQAATATIAYGSFLTQVLDFLIVAIVIFAALKVLVKLKRPAAPVEEAPTTKVCPFCKSEIAIEATRCPHCTSQLEG